One genomic region from Xenopus laevis strain J_2021 chromosome 2L, Xenopus_laevis_v10.1, whole genome shotgun sequence encodes:
- the LOC121399755 gene encoding olfactory receptor 52D1-like, whose translation MAKADTNVSFSHTEFILFGFPGISQSRHWLFFPFFFIYLEILMGNFLIIYRIWVEKSLHFPMYSLICLLFAVNISCTTAIVPNMLMGLFGLDHISLGSCLFQMFFIYTAVILESTVLLIMALDRYLAICRPLRYHNLMNTHLVGQLFLIGLVESSIFSSPIIIVASQVYFCRSNIIWNFACENMVLLNLACGDISQIQLVGLMVRILVTAMDISLLLVSYLYIFHSTMKIARGKALHKTLHTCSTHLIVVVLNYSCGLLSSILYRMPISINVQNLFSAIYYLFPATIHPFIYGYRMKEIRMCLVKSWKIN comes from the coding sequence ATGGCAAAAGCTGACACAAACGTCTCCTTTTCCCACACAGAGTTTATCCTCTTTGGATTCCCTGGGATCTCCCAGTCCAGACATTGGTTgttcttcccatttttctttatttacctGGAGATCCTGATGGGAAACTTCCTGATCATCTATCGGATCTGGGTAGAAAAGAGTCTTCACTTCCCCATGTACTCACTTATCTGTCTTCTATTTGCCGTCAACATCTCCTGCACAACTGCAATTGTACCCAACATGTTGATGGGATTGTTTGGGCTAGACCATATCTCCCTTGGCTCCTGCCTGTTTCAGATGTTCTTTATATACACAGCTGTGATACTTGAGTCAACTGTATTGTTGATCATGGCTTTAGACAGGTATCTGGCCATCTGCAGGCCCCTGAGGTATCACAATCTAATGAACACCCATTTGGTAGGCCAACTTTTCCTCATTGGTTTAGTTGAGAGCAGCATTTTCTCCTCTCCAATTATCATTGTGGCTTCCCAAGTCTACTTCTGCAGATCCAACATCATCTGGAATTTTGCTTGTGAGAACATGGTGCTCTTGAATCTTGCCTGTGGAGACATCTCTCAAATCCAGCTGGTGGGACTGATGGTGAGGATCCTGGTTACAGCCATGGACATCAGCCTTCTCctggtttcatacctgtacatctTCCACTCAACAATGAAGATCGCTAGAGGCAAAGCCCTACACAAAACTCTGCACACTTGCAGTACTCACTTGATAGTGGTTGTGTTGAACTACAGTTGTGGCTTGTTGTCCTCAATTTTATACAGGATGCCCATTTCCATCAATGTTCAGAATCTTTTCAGTGCAATATACTATCTGTTTCCAGCCACTATTCACCCATTCATCTATGGCTACAGAATGAAAGAGATTAGAATGTGCTTAGTAAAGTCATGGAAAATAAATTGA